A section of the Lampris incognitus isolate fLamInc1 chromosome 8, fLamInc1.hap2, whole genome shotgun sequence genome encodes:
- the cct8 gene encoding T-complex protein 1 subunit theta isoform X1: protein MALHVPKAPGLAQMLKDGAKHYSGLEEAVFRNIQACKELAQTTRTAYGPNGMNKMVINHLEKLFVTNDAATILRELEVQHPAAKMIVMASHMQEQEVGDGTNFVLVFAGALLEHAEELLRMGLSVSEVIEGYEMACKKVLEILPDCVCSSAKNLHDIDEATALIRPAVMSKQYGNEDFLANLIAQACVSIFPQSGNFNVDNVRVCKILGCGLMSSSMLHGMVFKKEAEGDITSVKDAKIAIFSCPFDSTVTETKGTVLIKNAEELMNFSKGEEDMMETQVKAIKEAGANVIVTGGKVADMALHYANKYNLMVVRLNSKWDLRRLCKTVGSVALPKITAPTPEEMGHCDSVYLTEVGDTQVVVFKHEKEDGAISTLVIRGSTDNLMDDIERAIDDGVNTFKVLVRDKRLIPGAGATEIELAKRVTSYGESCPGLEQYAIKKFADAFEVIPRALAENSGVKGNELISKLYAVHHEGNKNMGFDIEGDGPCLKDMLEAGIMDPYLVKHWGIKLATNAAITVLRVDQIIMAKAAGGPRAPKQRGHWDKDGWEDEPDQFHTHH from the exons ATGGCCCTCCACGTCCCCAAAGCTCCGGGCCTGGCCCAGATGTTGAAGGACGGCGCTAAG CACTATTCAGGCCTCGAGGAGGCAGTTTTCCGTAATATCCAGGCCTGCAAGGAGTTGGCACAAACCACACGCACAGCTTACGGACCAAATG GCATGAATAAAATGGTCATTAACCACTTGGAGAAACTTTTTGTCACCAATGACGCTGCAACAATTCTTAGAGAACTCGAG GTGCAGCATCCAGCAGCTAAGATGATTGTGATGGCATCTCACATGCAAGAACAGGAAGTCGGAGATGGAACAAACTTTGTCCTGGTTTTTGCCGGTGCTCTCCTGGAGCACGCTGAAGAGCTTCTTAGAAtgggtctgtctgtgtcagaG GTGATTGAAGGTTATGAAATGGCGTGTAAGAAGGTTCTGGAGATCCTGCCAGATTGCGTGTGCTCCTCAGCAAAGAACCTCCATGACATTGACGAGGCCACAGCTCTCATCCGTCCAGCTGTTATGAGCAAACAGTATGGCAATGAGGACTTCCTTGCCAACCTCATCGCTCAGGCCTGCG TCTCCATCTTCCCACAGTCTGGCAACTTCAACGTTGATAATGTCAGAGTGTGCAAGATCTTG GGTTGTGGGTTGATGTCTTCCTCCATGCTACATGGCATGGTTTTCAAGAAAGAGGCTGAGGGAGACATCACATCCGTCAAAGATGCCAAGATCGCCATTTTCTCCTGCCCATTTGACAGCACGGTGACAGAGACCAAG GGCACAGTGCTGATAAAGAATGCAGAGGAGCTGATGAACTTCAGTAAGGGAGaagaggacatgatggagacCCAGGTTAAAGCTATCAAGGAGGCCGGTGCCAACGTGATTGTGACAGGAGGCAAGGTGGCTGATATGGCGCTGCACTACGCCAACAAATACAATCTCATGGTGGTCAG GCTGAACAGCAAATGGGACCTGAGGAGGTTATGCAAGACAGTGGGATCTGTTGCCCTTCCAAAGATA ACTGCTCCTACTCCAGAGGAGATGGGTCACTGTGACAGCGTCTACCTGACAGAGGTGGGAGACACACAGGTGGTGGTCTTCAAACACG AGAAAGAGGACGGTGCCATCTCAACGCTGGTGATCAGAGGCTCCACCGACAACTTGATGGACGATATCGAGAGGGCCATTGATGACGGAGTTAACACTTTCAAGGTTCTGGTCAGG GATAAGCGCCTGATACCTGGAGCCGGAGCCACCGAGATCGAGCTAGCCAAACGGGTCACCTCGTACGGAGAG TCATGCCCGGGTCTGGAGCAGTATGCAATCAAGAAGTTTGCCGATGCCTTTGAGGTCATCCCCCGTGCACTGGCCGAGAACTCGGGGGTCAAAGGCAACGAGCTCATCTCCAAACTGTATGCCGTGCATCATGAGGGCAACAAAAACATGGGCTTTGACATCGAG GGCGATGGCCCCTGTCTGAAGGACATGCTTGAAGCTGGCATCATGGATCCTTACCTGGTCAAACACTGGGGCATCAAACTGGCCACCAATGCCGCCATCACAGTCCTGAGGGTGGATCAG ATTATCATGGCTAAGGCTGCAGGGGGACCCAGGGCTCCTAAGCAGAGGGGCCACTGGGACAAGGACGGCTGGGAAGATGAGCCCGATCAATTTCACACTCACCACTAG
- the cct8 gene encoding T-complex protein 1 subunit theta isoform X2, with amino-acid sequence MALHVPKAPGLAQMLKDGAKHYSGLEEAVFRNIQACKELAQTTRTAYGPNGMNKMVINHLEKLFVTNDAATILRELEVQHPAAKMIVMASHMQEQEVGDGTNFVLVFAGALLEHAEELLRMGLSVSEVIEGYEMACKKVLEILPDCVCSSAKNLHDIDEATALIRPAVMSKQYGNEDFLANLIAQACVSIFPQSGNFNVDNVRVCKILGCGLMSSSMLHGMVFKKEAEGDITSVKDAKIAIFSCPFDSTVTETKGTVLIKNAEELMNFSKGEEDMMETQVKAIKEAGANVIVTGGKVADMALHYANKYNLMVVRLNSKWDLRRLCKTVGSVALPKITAPTPEEMGHCDSVYLTEVGDTQVVVFKHEKEDGAISTLVIRGSTDNLMDDIERAIDDGVNTFKVLVRDKRLIPGAGATEIELAKRVTSYGESCPGLEQYAIKKFADAFEVIPRALAENSGVKGNELISKLYAVHHEGNKNMGFDIEGDGPCLKDMLEAGIMDPYLVKHWGIKLATNAAITVLRVDQIIMAKPAGGPKAPQGKKDWDEDD; translated from the exons ATGGCCCTCCACGTCCCCAAAGCTCCGGGCCTGGCCCAGATGTTGAAGGACGGCGCTAAG CACTATTCAGGCCTCGAGGAGGCAGTTTTCCGTAATATCCAGGCCTGCAAGGAGTTGGCACAAACCACACGCACAGCTTACGGACCAAATG GCATGAATAAAATGGTCATTAACCACTTGGAGAAACTTTTTGTCACCAATGACGCTGCAACAATTCTTAGAGAACTCGAG GTGCAGCATCCAGCAGCTAAGATGATTGTGATGGCATCTCACATGCAAGAACAGGAAGTCGGAGATGGAACAAACTTTGTCCTGGTTTTTGCCGGTGCTCTCCTGGAGCACGCTGAAGAGCTTCTTAGAAtgggtctgtctgtgtcagaG GTGATTGAAGGTTATGAAATGGCGTGTAAGAAGGTTCTGGAGATCCTGCCAGATTGCGTGTGCTCCTCAGCAAAGAACCTCCATGACATTGACGAGGCCACAGCTCTCATCCGTCCAGCTGTTATGAGCAAACAGTATGGCAATGAGGACTTCCTTGCCAACCTCATCGCTCAGGCCTGCG TCTCCATCTTCCCACAGTCTGGCAACTTCAACGTTGATAATGTCAGAGTGTGCAAGATCTTG GGTTGTGGGTTGATGTCTTCCTCCATGCTACATGGCATGGTTTTCAAGAAAGAGGCTGAGGGAGACATCACATCCGTCAAAGATGCCAAGATCGCCATTTTCTCCTGCCCATTTGACAGCACGGTGACAGAGACCAAG GGCACAGTGCTGATAAAGAATGCAGAGGAGCTGATGAACTTCAGTAAGGGAGaagaggacatgatggagacCCAGGTTAAAGCTATCAAGGAGGCCGGTGCCAACGTGATTGTGACAGGAGGCAAGGTGGCTGATATGGCGCTGCACTACGCCAACAAATACAATCTCATGGTGGTCAG GCTGAACAGCAAATGGGACCTGAGGAGGTTATGCAAGACAGTGGGATCTGTTGCCCTTCCAAAGATA ACTGCTCCTACTCCAGAGGAGATGGGTCACTGTGACAGCGTCTACCTGACAGAGGTGGGAGACACACAGGTGGTGGTCTTCAAACACG AGAAAGAGGACGGTGCCATCTCAACGCTGGTGATCAGAGGCTCCACCGACAACTTGATGGACGATATCGAGAGGGCCATTGATGACGGAGTTAACACTTTCAAGGTTCTGGTCAGG GATAAGCGCCTGATACCTGGAGCCGGAGCCACCGAGATCGAGCTAGCCAAACGGGTCACCTCGTACGGAGAG TCATGCCCGGGTCTGGAGCAGTATGCAATCAAGAAGTTTGCCGATGCCTTTGAGGTCATCCCCCGTGCACTGGCCGAGAACTCGGGGGTCAAAGGCAACGAGCTCATCTCCAAACTGTATGCCGTGCATCATGAGGGCAACAAAAACATGGGCTTTGACATCGAG GGCGATGGCCCCTGTCTGAAGGACATGCTTGAAGCTGGCATCATGGATCCTTACCTGGTCAAACACTGGGGCATCAAACTGGCCACCAATGCCGCCATCACAGTCCTGAGGGTGGATCAG ATCATCATGGCCAAACCTGCAGGAGGACCCAAAGCTCCCCAGGGCAAGAAGGACTGGGACGAGGATGACTGA